Within the Streptosporangiales bacterium genome, the region ACTCGGTCGACCTGCACCTGCGCGACACGCTCGACGGCGGCAGGTTCCTGAACGACCAGGAGCTGGCGCACACGCTCGTGACCGACGCGCCGAAGGTCATCCACGAGCTGGAGACGCGGGTGGGCTGCTTCTTCGACCGCAGCGAGGACGGCCGTATCCACCAGAAGGCGTTCGCCGGCCAGCAGTTCGACCGCACGGTGCACCGCGGCGACCTCACCGGCATCGAGATCATGGGACGCCTGCGCGACCAGATGTTCCGCGTCCTGCCGAACGAGCTCGAGGACGTCCGCGCGCTCGACCTCGTCACCGACGTGCACGGCGAGCTCGTCGGGCTGACCGCGCTCGACGCCCGCACCGGACGTGCGCTCCTCGTCCGGGCGCGGATCGTCGTGGTGGCGACGGGCGGCGCGGCGACGATGTACCGCATCGCCGCGCCCGCGAAGGAGAAGACCGGCGACGGCGTCGCGATGTGCTGGCGTGCGGGGCTGCCGCTGCGCGACATGGAGATGCTCCAGTTCCACCCCACCGGCCTGCTCGCCGCCGAGTCGAGGATGACCGGCGCGGTGTTGGAGGAGGGTCTGCGCGGCGCGGGCGCGTACCTCTACAACGCGCGGGGCGAGCGCTACATGGAGCGCTACGACGCCGCGCGGATGGAACGCTCGACGCGCGACGTGGTGTCGCGCGCGGGGTACAGCGAGATCATGGCGGGCCGCGGCACGCCGACCGGCGGCGTGCTCATCGACATCTCCCACCTCGGCGCCGGCGAGGTGGAACGCAGGTTCCCCGGCATGGTCGCGCGCACCAGGCAGATCGGGCAGGACCTCGCCACCGGACCCGTCGAGGTGTCGCCGACCGCGCACTTCCACATGGGCGGCGTGCTCATCGACCCCGACTGCCACACCGAGATGCGCGGCCTGCTCGTCGCAGGCGAGGACGCCGGCGGCACGCACGGCGCGAACCGGCTGGGCGGCAACGGCGTCGCGGAGTCCACCGTGTTCGGCTCGCGCGCAGGTGACACGGCCGCGGCCGAGGCGTCGTCGCGCGGCTTCGGTGAGCCCGACCCCGAGCAGGTGGCGGCGTCGTTCGCGCGGGCGTACGCACCGCTGGAACGCGACGCCGGGGAGCTGCCGTTCCCGCTGACCCGCGAGCTCAAGGACGCGATGTGGGTCGGCTGCGGTGTCGTCCGCGACCGCGCCGGTCTCGAGGAGTGCCTGGCGAGTCTGGACGAGCTGACCGAGCGGTCGGCGCAGGTCTCCGTCCCCGGTCCCGCGCAGGTGAACTACGCGTGGCAGGAGGCGCTCGACCTGGAGAACCAGCTGACCGTCGCGCGCACGGTCGTCGCCGCGGCGCAGCTGCGCGAGGAGTCGCGCGGTGCGCACTACCGCGCCGACTTCCCCGAGCAGGACGACGCGGCGTGGTCGCGGTATGTCGTGCTGCGCCGCGCCGCCGACGGCTCGGTGTCGTCGGACACACGTCCCGTCGAGCACACGAGGCTGGCGCCGTGACCGTCGCGAAGGAGCACGACGAGTGCGCCGGAGCTAGGGCTCGCGACGTGGCCGGAAGGTGCGCGCGCGTTGTCGCGGGCCCCGGCGGAGGCGCGCGAGGAGGCGGTCGCGCATGACACTGCCTCAGGGACTGTTCCTCGCCGGGTTCACCGTGGTCACGCTCGCGGTGATCGCGTTCGCCGGTGTCGTGCTGGTGTCGGCGCGGCGGGTCGACGGCGGGTCGTTCCCGACCTGGGCGCTGCTCGGCCGCATCGCCCGGTCGCGCGAGGAGCGCGCGGAGGTCGCGCGGTGGGCGTTCTACGCGCACCGCATCAGCGGTTTCGGCATCTTCGCCTTCCTCTGCCTGCACGTCGTCGACGTGAGCCTCTATGCGTTCTCTCCTCCGCTGTACGACAGCGTCCACGTGCTGTACGGCTCGGCGCCGATGCGCGTGTTCGAGTGCGCGCTGCTGCTCGCCATCTGCTTCCACACGCTCAACGGCCTGCGGCTGCTGGCGGTGGACCTCGCCGACCTGGGTATCGCCGCGTCGGTGCGGCTGCTCGGCGCGGTCACCGTCGTCACGGTCGTGCTCGGCGTCGCGGGCAGCATCGTCATCATGCGGCCGGTGCTCTCGTGACGGGTAC harbors:
- a CDS encoding FAD-binding protein yields the protein MTGVDVADVPVVDTDVLVVGSGGAGLMCVLHVKAAAPELDVTIVSKGAVGRSGCTRMVQGGFNAVLDPADSVDLHLRDTLDGGRFLNDQELAHTLVTDAPKVIHELETRVGCFFDRSEDGRIHQKAFAGQQFDRTVHRGDLTGIEIMGRLRDQMFRVLPNELEDVRALDLVTDVHGELVGLTALDARTGRALLVRARIVVVATGGAATMYRIAAPAKEKTGDGVAMCWRAGLPLRDMEMLQFHPTGLLAAESRMTGAVLEEGLRGAGAYLYNARGERYMERYDAARMERSTRDVVSRAGYSEIMAGRGTPTGGVLIDISHLGAGEVERRFPGMVARTRQIGQDLATGPVEVSPTAHFHMGGVLIDPDCHTEMRGLLVAGEDAGGTHGANRLGGNGVAESTVFGSRAGDTAAAEASSRGFGEPDPEQVAASFARAYAPLERDAGELPFPLTRELKDAMWVGCGVVRDRAGLEECLASLDELTERSAQVSVPGPAQVNYAWQEALDLENQLTVARTVVAAAQLREESRGAHYRADFPEQDDAAWSRYVVLRRAADGSVSSDTRPVEHTRLAP
- the sdhC gene encoding succinate dehydrogenase, cytochrome b556 subunit, encoding MTLPQGLFLAGFTVVTLAVIAFAGVVLVSARRVDGGSFPTWALLGRIARSREERAEVARWAFYAHRISGFGIFAFLCLHVVDVSLYAFSPPLYDSVHVLYGSAPMRVFECALLLAICFHTLNGLRLLAVDLADLGIAASVRLLGAVTVVTVVLGVAGSIVIMRPVLS